In Humulus lupulus chromosome 7, drHumLupu1.1, whole genome shotgun sequence, the following are encoded in one genomic region:
- the LOC133789787 gene encoding uncharacterized protein LOC133789787, with the protein MEEVMKPRCLLFPSLLLQSKLFTDSLMLKIPAAGKRPHQFIWRRLKQHKLTQSKRIGDCGVYVFKHIEHLIVSIPLETICDENIELFRNKWMTDLWYQNVRP; encoded by the exons ATGGAGGAAGTTATGAAGCCACGGTGCTTGTTGTTTCCTTCTCTATTGCTACAGAGTAAACTGTtcactgatagcttgatgttgaagattcctgcAGCAGGAAAGAGGCCCCATCAGTTCATATGGCGTCGCCTAAAGCAACACAAGCTCACTCAGTCAAAGAGAAT tggagattgtggtgtgtatgttttcaagcatattgagcatctcaTTGTCAGCATTCCATTGGAAACGATCTGCGATGAAAATATAGAgttgttcaggaacaagtggatgacagacttgtggtatcaaaatgtGCGACCTTGA
- the LOC133788460 gene encoding calcium-transporting ATPase 4, endoplasmic reticulum-type-like, with translation MGKGGETHGVESLNQDTFPAWSKDVRECEENFEVNQELGLSSDEVEKRRERYGLNELEKHEGQSILKLIIDQFNDTLVRILLAAAVISFVLAWYDGDEGGEMEITAFVEPLVIFLILIVNAVVGIWQESNAEKALEALKEIQSEHASVIRDGKRVPSLPAKELVPGDIVELRVGDKVPADMRVLRLISSTVRVEQGSLTGESEAVSKTVKAVPENSDIQGKKCMVFAGTTIVNGHCICLVTQTGMNSEIGKVHSQIHEASQNEEDTPLKKKLNEFGEALTMIIGVICALVWLINVKYFLSWEYVDGWPRNFKFSFEKCTYYFEIAVALAVAAIPEGLPAVITTCLALGTRKMAQKNALVRKLPSVETLGCTTVICSDKTGTLTTNQMAVAKLVAIGSRAGTLRAFGVEGTTYSPIDGKIQDWPSGRIDANLQTIAKIAALCNDSGVEQAGNHYVANGLPTEAALKVLVEKMGLPEGLNSGSTSNGDALPCCQVWKNTEERIATLEFDRDRKSMGVIVNSRSGTKSLLVKGAVENLLERSTSVQLADGTAVPLDQNIRDLILESLHEMSTSALRCLGFAYKEDLPKFSTYDGDEDHEAHQLLLNPTNYSQIESELTFVGLVGIRDPPRKEVRQAIEDCRAAGIRVMVITGDNKNTAETICREIGVFGSHEDISSRSITGKDFMEHHDPKNFLRQSGGLLFSRAEPRHKQEIVRLLKDDGEVVAMTGDGVNDAPALKLADIGIAMGIAGTEVAKEASDMVLADDNFSTIVAAVGEGRSIYNNMKAFIRYMISSNIGEVASIFLTAALGIPEGMIPVQLLWVNLVTDGPPATALGFNPPDKDIMKKPPRRSDDSLISAWILFRYLVIGLYVGIATVGVFIIWFTHSSFLGIDLSGDGHTLVTYSQLANWGQCRSWEGFSVSPFTAGSLKFNFDSNPCDYFQSGKIKASTLSLSVLVAIEMFNSLNALSEDSSLVTMPPWVNPWLLLAMSISFGLHFLILYVPFLAQVFGIVPLSLNEWLLVLMVALPVILIDEILKFVGRCTSGWRYANARKTTKRKAE, from the exons ATGGGTAAAGGAGGTGAAACCCATGGTGTTGAATCGTTGAATCAGGACACTTTCCCGGCGTGGTCGAAGGATGTTCGAGAATGTGAGGAGAATTTTGAGGTGAATCAAGAATTGGGATTGTCGTCCGATGAGGTCGAGAAGCGACGGGAGAGGTACGGTTTGAATGAATTGGAGAAACACGAGGGTCAATCGATCTTGAAGCTTATTATTGATCAGTTCAATGATACTCTGGTGAGGATTCTTTTGGCTGCGGCTGTTATTTCGTTTGTTCTTGCTTGGTATGATGGGGATGAAGGGGGTGAAATGGAGATCACGGCTTTCGTGGAGCCTCTTGTGATCTTTTTGATATTGATTGTAAATGCCGTTGTGGGAATTTGGCAAGAAAGCAATGCTGAAAAGGCCTTGGAAGCTTTGAAAGAAATTCAGTCCGAGCATGCTAGTGTCATTCGTGATGGTAAAAGGGTGCCTAGTTTGCCTGCCAAGGAGCTTGTGCCTGGTGATATTGTGGAGTTGAGGGTCGGTGATAAGGTGCCTGCTGATATGAGAGTTTTGAGATTGATAAGCTCTACCGTTCGAGTTGAGCAGGGGTCATTGACAGGAGAGAGTGAAGCTGTTAGCAAAACGGTTAAAGCTGTTCCTGAAAATTCTGATATTCAGGGGAAGAAATGTATGGTTTTTGCTGGGACAACTATTGTAAACGGGCATTGTATTTGCTTGGTTACTCAAACAGGGATGAATTCTGAGATAGGAAAAGTGCATTCCCAGATCCATGAGGCTTCGCAGAATGAAGAAGATACCCCATTGAAGAAAAAGTTGAATGAATTTGGGGAAGCTTTGACAATGATAATAGGAGTGATTTGTGCATTAGTTTGGCTTATCAATGTAAAGTACTTTCTCAGCTGGGAATACGTTGATGGGTGGCCAAGAAATTTTAAGTTTTCATTTGAGAAATGTACTTATTACTTTGAGATTGCTGTGGCACTGGCTGTGGCTGCAATTCCAGAAGGTCTGCCTGCAGTTATCACAACATGTTTGGCCCTTGGCACACGTAAGATGGCACAAAAAAATGCCCTTGTCCGGAAGTTGCCTAGTGTTGAGACCCTTGGTTGTACAACAGTGATCTGCTCAGATAAAACAGGGACTTTGACAACAAATCAGATGGCTGTGGCTAAGCTTGTGGCAATTGGTTCTAGGGCAGGTACTCTTCGAGCCTTCGGTGTGGAAGGAACAACATATAGCCCTATTGATGGAAAGATACAAGACTGGCCATCGGGTAGGATTGATGCTAATCTTCAAACAATTGCGAAGATTGCTGCATTGTGTAATGATTCTGGTGTTGAACAAGCTGGCAATCATTATGTGGCCAATGGACTACCAACTGAAGCAGCACTGAAG GTTCTTGTCGAAAAGATGGGACTCCCTGAAGGGTTAAATAGTGGTTCAACTTCGAATGGTGATGCTCTAC CCTGTTGTCAAGTATGGAAGAATACTGAGGAACGGATTGCAACTCTTGAGTTTGACCGTGATCGAAAATCCATGGGAGTCATTGTTAATTCTAGATCAGGAACAAAATCCTTACTCGTCAAG GGTGCTGTAGAAAATTTATTGGAAAGAAGCACAAGTGTTCAGCTGGCTGATGGTACAGCGGTACCATTGGACCAAAACATAAGGGATCTTATTTTAGAAAGTCTTCATGAAATGTCAACAAGTGCATTACGATGCTTGGGTTTTGCATACAAGGAAGACCTGCCAAAATTTTCCACTTATGATGGTGATGAAGATCACGAAGCTCACCAGCTTCTACTTAATCCAACAAATTACTCTCAAATTGAGAGTGAACTTACTTTTGTTGGTCTTGTTGGGATAAGG GACCCTCCTAGAAAAGAGGTTCGTCAAGCAATTGAGGACTGCAGGGCTGCTGGAATCCGTGTAATGGTTATTACAGGAGATAATAAAAATACTGCCGAAACTATTTGTCGAGAGATAGGTGTATTTGGGTCTCATGAAGATATTAGTTCAAGAAGCATCACAGGGAAAGACTTCATGGAGCATCATGATCCAAAAAACTTCTTAAGACAAAGTGGAGGGCTCTTGTTCTCTAGGGCTGAACCAAGACATAAACAAGAAATTGTGAGGTTGCTTAAGGACGATGGGGAAGTAGTTGCAATGACTGGTGATGGAGTAAATGATGCACCTGCATTAAAATTGGCTGATATAGGGATTGCAATGGGAATTGCAGGGACAGAG gttgcaaaggaagcctctGATATGGTTTTAGCAGATGATAACTTCAGTACTATAGTTGCTGCTGTCGGCGAAGGAAGATCTATTTACAACAACATGAAGGCTTTTATCAG GTATATGATTTCCTCAAATATTGGCGAAGTTGCTTCAATATTTCTAACAGCTGCTCTGGGCATTCCAGAGGGCATGATCCCTGTTCAGCTTCTCTGGGTCAATCTTGTCACTGATGGACCCCCAGCAACAGCTCTGGGATTTAATCCTCCAGACAAAGACATAATGAAAAAGCCCCCTAGAAGAAGCGATGACTCTTTGATCAGTGCATGGATTCTATTCCGTTATCTT GTCATAGGCCTCTACGTCGGAATAGCAACAGTTGGGGTGTTCATTATTTGGTTCACACACAGCTCATTCTTAGGCATTGACCTGAGCGGAGATGGTCATACACTTGTGACCTACTCTCAGCTTGCAAACTGGGGACAGTGCCGTTCTTGGGAGGGATTTTCTGTCTCTCCTTTCACAGCAGGGTCGCTGAAGTTCAACTTTGACTCCAATCCATGTGACTACTTTCAGTCGGGCAAGATTAAAGCTTCAACTTTGTCCCTCTCAGTTTTGGTCGCCATTGAGATGTTCAACTCCCTCAATGCCTTGTCTGAGGATAGTAGCCTAGTCACCATGCCGCCTTGGGTCAATCCATGGCTGCTTCTGGCAATGTCTATCTCCTTTGGCTTGCACTTTTTGATTCTCTATGTCCCATTCCTTGCACAAGTTTTCGGCATTGTTCCCCTCAGCCTGAACGAATGGCTTTTGGTGTTGATGGTTGCATTGCCAGtaatactcattgatgaaattcTCAAGTTCGTGGGGAGGTGTACAAGTGGGTGGAGGTATGCTAATGCAAGAAAAACTACGAAGCGCAAAGCCGAGTGA